The following nucleotide sequence is from Desulfobacterales bacterium.
GCTGTCCATACCGGAGAGATCTTCGGCCTGCTGGGGCCCAACGGCGCCGGTAAAACCACCGCTATTTCCATCCTGAGTACGCTGCTGCGTCCCACAAGGGGAAACGTCCGAATTTGCGGCATCGACGCCCTCAAACATCCGGGACGCGTCAAGGGGTTGATCGGTCTGGTACCCCAGAACATCGCACTTTATGCCGGTTTGACGGCCCGGGAAAACCTGCGCTATTTCGGCAAGATCTGCGGACTCAAAGGGGAGGCGCTCAATGACCGGGTTCAGGCCTGCCTCGAACTGGCCGGGTTGGAGAACAAGGCGGACCAGCGCGTGTCCGCTTACTCCGGCGGAATGAAGCGCCGCGCCAATCTGGCTGTGGGTATTATCAACAATCCGCGACTCCTTTTTCTGGACGAACCAACGGTTGGCATCGACGCCCAGTCCCGGAATATGATCCTGGAAAAATT
It contains:
- a CDS encoding ABC transporter ATP-binding protein; translated protein: MQTTDSLRENKPPAGEEALVVRDLVKIYKGASGPALAGLNIAVHTGEIFGLLGPNGAGKTTAISILSTLLRPTRGNVRICGIDALKHPGRVKGLIGLVPQNIALYAGLTARENLRYFGKICGLKGEALNDRVQACLELAGLENKADQRVSAYSGGMKRRANLAVGIINNPRLLFLDEPTVGIDAQSRNMILEKLSQLKNNGTTLIYTTHYMDEAERLCERIAVMDEGRIIAEGSPKALINRPPGHAGLGDLFLALTGKNLRD